A window of Mycolicibacterium fluoranthenivorans contains these coding sequences:
- a CDS encoding ABC transporter ATP-binding protein — protein sequence MTEQRAIAEISDLHVHFPIRHGRKRMLARAVDGVSLTIHKGEILALVGESGCGKTTIARTVMRLQDATSGSIEIGGVDITHLGGRQLRTMRRDFQMIFQDPFESLPTNATALDVVTEGVAIHHRHLNSADRRAAAVAALASCGLPEAISGRRMFELSGGQRQRVAIAAAVAIEPRLLIADEPVSMLDVSLRAGILRVLLDLRERLGIATLFITHDLALAGVFADRVAVLYLGRVVEEGVAAQVIDHPAHPYTRALVDVMPKPGSRHRPRALLTGEPPNPTTRFAGCRFAPRCPLFAALGAPQRCTTEPPALHSISAEHTVACHFWDTTVHPTRRRSSDDRQP from the coding sequence ATGACCGAACAACGAGCCATCGCCGAGATCTCGGACCTGCATGTGCATTTCCCTATCCGGCACGGTCGCAAACGGATGCTCGCCCGCGCCGTCGACGGCGTGAGCCTCACCATCCACAAAGGCGAAATCCTGGCGCTTGTCGGCGAATCGGGCTGCGGTAAGACCACCATCGCGCGGACGGTCATGCGGTTACAGGATGCGACCTCGGGATCGATCGAGATCGGAGGGGTCGACATCACCCATCTGGGTGGCCGGCAGTTGCGCACCATGCGCCGCGACTTCCAGATGATCTTCCAGGACCCGTTCGAGAGCCTGCCCACCAACGCCACCGCGCTCGACGTGGTCACGGAGGGGGTGGCCATCCACCATCGCCACCTGAACAGTGCCGATCGCCGCGCTGCGGCGGTCGCAGCCCTTGCCTCGTGCGGTCTGCCCGAGGCGATTTCGGGGCGGCGGATGTTCGAACTCTCCGGTGGCCAACGACAGCGGGTGGCCATCGCCGCGGCGGTGGCCATCGAGCCGCGACTGCTCATCGCCGACGAGCCGGTATCCATGCTCGATGTGTCGTTGCGCGCCGGGATCTTGCGGGTGCTACTGGATCTGCGCGAGCGCCTCGGTATCGCCACGTTGTTCATCACCCACGACCTCGCATTGGCCGGCGTCTTCGCCGATCGGGTGGCGGTGCTCTATCTGGGTCGTGTCGTCGAGGAAGGGGTGGCGGCACAGGTCATCGACCACCCAGCGCACCCCTATACGCGGGCACTGGTCGACGTGATGCCCAAGCCCGGCAGTCGCCACCGTCCCCGCGCGCTGCTCACGGGCGAGCCGCCCAACCCCACCACCCGATTCGCCGGCTGCCGCTTCGCGCCGCGTTGTCCGCTGTTTGCGGCACTCGGCGCTCCGCAGCGCTGCACCACCGAGCCCCCGGCATTGCATTCGATCAGTGCCGAACACACCGTGGCGTGCCACTTCTGGGACACCACAGTTCATCCAACCCGAAGGAGAAGCTCAGATGACCGTCAGCCGTGA
- a CDS encoding ABC transporter ATP-binding protein, whose amino-acid sequence MNLLQIRNLSVTYPSDSGDVHAVDGVDLDIDSGEVVGLAGESGCGKSTLALAVTRLLPPSVQVSADRMVLGDTDVLTADDEHLRNMRWSRLSMVFQGAMNGFNPVMPIGAQIGEAIRTHRPGVGRRQIRARVADLLGQVGITPGRAADYPHQFSGGMKQRAMIAMALACEPELVIADEPTTALDVMTQAQILALIRRLADELDLAMLVISHDLMVLGELCDRAAVMYAGRIVESGRAERMFSDTGSADPAHPYTRKLLDCFPRAGTGTTSINGIPGSPPDLVHPPDGCRFHDRCEVALPECATEDPGLRLVDGDAAHLTACHRIPAHGGLTLGVAR is encoded by the coding sequence ATGAACCTGCTCCAGATCCGAAACCTGTCGGTCACCTACCCGTCCGATAGCGGCGATGTGCATGCCGTCGACGGCGTCGACCTCGACATCGACTCCGGGGAGGTGGTCGGACTCGCCGGTGAATCTGGCTGCGGCAAAAGTACCTTGGCACTCGCGGTCACCCGGCTGTTACCGCCGAGCGTCCAGGTCAGCGCCGACCGTATGGTCCTCGGCGACACCGACGTACTGACCGCTGACGACGAGCACTTGCGCAATATGCGCTGGAGCCGGCTGTCGATGGTGTTCCAGGGCGCGATGAACGGCTTCAACCCGGTCATGCCGATAGGTGCGCAGATCGGCGAGGCCATCCGCACCCATCGGCCCGGCGTCGGGAGGCGCCAGATCAGGGCGCGTGTCGCAGACCTGCTCGGCCAAGTGGGCATCACGCCGGGCCGCGCCGCCGATTATCCGCATCAGTTCTCCGGCGGCATGAAGCAGCGGGCCATGATCGCCATGGCGCTGGCCTGCGAGCCCGAACTGGTGATCGCAGACGAACCCACCACCGCGCTCGATGTCATGACCCAAGCACAGATCCTGGCTCTCATCCGGCGACTGGCCGACGAACTCGACCTGGCCATGCTGGTGATCTCCCACGATCTGATGGTGCTGGGCGAGCTGTGCGACCGGGCCGCAGTGATGTACGCCGGGCGCATCGTCGAAAGCGGTCGAGCCGAACGCATGTTCAGCGACACCGGTTCGGCGGACCCGGCCCACCCGTACACCCGAAAGTTGTTGGACTGCTTTCCCCGAGCGGGAACGGGAACCACCTCGATCAACGGAATTCCCGGCAGTCCGCCTGATCTCGTCCATCCACCGGACGGATGCCGGTTCCACGATCGGTGCGAGGTGGCGCTGCCCGAGTGCGCCACCGAAGACCCGGGACTGCGACTGGTGGACGGTGACGCCGCGCACCTCACCGCCTGCCATCGGATACCGGCTCACGGAGGGCTCACGTTGGGGGTGGCCCGATGA
- a CDS encoding ABC transporter permease encodes MTEKKPSTTGSGWRNLPARLWHDALGRIGLVLAAAVIVIAVVGPVLAPYDRAAVAQSRTGILQAPSTTHLLGTDELGRDVLRQVLAGAPISLQIGVIATLVTVLIGTVVGILAGWFTGVVDAILMRITDFFLVLPNLPLMIALGAMVGQSLPMIVLVIAVTSWPTTARIVRSQTLELREREVVARARTVGLSSSGVLWKLILPGVLALVIANAVLVIAGSILAEATLSFLGLGDPSRTSWGQILHNAFVSGAVGNGYWWYFLPPGIGIVAVVLAFSLIGQALEHILNPKLAATS; translated from the coding sequence ATGACCGAGAAGAAACCCTCGACCACCGGATCTGGCTGGCGCAACCTACCGGCGCGACTGTGGCACGACGCGCTCGGCCGCATCGGCCTGGTGCTGGCCGCCGCGGTGATCGTCATCGCCGTCGTCGGTCCCGTGCTGGCCCCGTATGACCGTGCTGCGGTCGCGCAGTCCCGCACCGGAATCCTGCAGGCCCCCAGCACCACCCATCTCTTGGGCACCGATGAGCTGGGTCGCGACGTCCTGCGCCAGGTGCTCGCGGGCGCTCCGATCTCGCTGCAGATCGGCGTGATCGCCACCCTGGTCACCGTCCTCATCGGGACCGTCGTCGGAATTCTCGCCGGGTGGTTCACCGGTGTCGTCGATGCCATCTTGATGCGGATCACCGACTTCTTCCTGGTGTTACCGAACCTGCCGCTGATGATCGCCCTCGGCGCCATGGTGGGGCAAAGCCTTCCGATGATCGTGCTGGTCATCGCCGTCACCAGCTGGCCCACGACGGCCCGCATCGTCCGCTCACAGACGCTCGAGCTACGGGAACGCGAAGTGGTGGCCCGGGCCCGCACGGTGGGATTGTCGTCGTCGGGTGTGCTGTGGAAGTTGATCCTGCCCGGCGTACTGGCATTGGTGATCGCCAATGCCGTCCTGGTGATCGCCGGATCCATCCTTGCCGAGGCGACGTTGTCATTCCTGGGGCTCGGCGACCCGTCGCGCACATCATGGGGCCAGATCCTGCACAACGCCTTCGTCTCCGGCGCGGTCGGTAACGGGTACTGGTGGTATTTCCTGCCACCCGGTATCGGCATCGTCGCCGTCGTGCTGGCCTTTTCGCTGATCGGGCAGGCCCTCGAACACATCCTCAACCCGAAACTGGCGGCGACCTCATGA
- a CDS encoding ABC transporter permease translates to MVRYLATKFVYLFLTLGAVLTTNFLIFHLMPGDPVTHIARGQHLDAAAVARLRTYYGLDRPLIDQFATYVSHLLHGDFGYSFSYSAPVGPIVADALVNTVILVTVSTVLVIALGVLIGVFAASRRGTRADRGLVVGSLVFWSLPTFWIGMLLIFVFAVALNWLPIAGMYTADAIYPTFVTRISDLARHLVLPTTAMVLVDIAQFVLITRSSLVSTLSEDFMTTARAKGLHPRRVLWRHGVRNALLPVVTATTLYASATVGGTIQVETVFSWPGMGQLIYLSVVRRDYPVMEACFLIFAVVVVLANFGSDVLYRALDPRVRLT, encoded by the coding sequence ATGGTGCGTTATCTCGCAACGAAATTCGTCTACCTCTTCCTCACTCTCGGAGCTGTGCTGACGACCAACTTCCTCATCTTCCATTTGATGCCCGGTGACCCGGTGACCCATATCGCCCGGGGCCAGCACCTCGATGCCGCTGCCGTGGCCCGGCTGCGGACGTACTACGGGCTCGACCGACCGCTGATCGATCAGTTCGCCACCTACGTGTCGCACCTGCTGCACGGTGACTTCGGATACTCCTTCTCGTATTCAGCCCCGGTCGGCCCGATCGTGGCCGACGCGCTGGTGAACACCGTGATCCTGGTGACGGTGTCGACCGTCCTGGTGATCGCGCTCGGTGTGTTGATCGGTGTGTTCGCCGCATCCCGTCGGGGCACCCGAGCCGACCGTGGGCTTGTCGTGGGGTCACTGGTGTTCTGGAGCCTGCCCACGTTCTGGATCGGCATGTTGCTCATCTTCGTGTTCGCGGTCGCACTGAACTGGCTGCCCATCGCCGGCATGTACACCGCCGACGCGATCTATCCCACCTTTGTGACCCGGATCTCGGACCTGGCACGGCATTTGGTCCTTCCGACCACCGCGATGGTGCTGGTGGACATCGCCCAGTTCGTACTCATCACCCGCAGTTCACTGGTGAGCACGCTGTCGGAGGATTTCATGACCACCGCCCGAGCCAAGGGGTTGCATCCGCGGCGGGTCTTGTGGCGGCACGGTGTGCGCAATGCCCTGCTACCGGTCGTCACGGCGACCACCCTGTACGCCAGCGCCACGGTCGGCGGCACGATCCAGGTCGAGACGGTGTTTTCCTGGCCGGGGATGGGGCAGTTGATCTATCTGTCCGTGGTGCGCCGCGACTACCCGGTGATGGAGGCATGCTTCCTGATCTTCGCCGTCGTCGTGGTGCTGGCCAACTTCGGCAGCGATGTCCTCTATCGCGCATTGGACCCGAGAGTACGGCTGACATGA
- a CDS encoding ABC transporter substrate-binding protein codes for MDRRKFLRTSAVVAAALGGAAALAGCAPQTATRTVLRVGSTTDIDSLNPFTADSTQSDDVLQLVYDKLMTYDAQLNIVPSLATNVQKTDGDRTFTYTLRSGVTWHDGKDFTADDVVFTFLMVRDNDYGTYGAYLKNLVDVTKVSGTQVRLTYSEPQVLEPGIIIPIAPKHVWEGVSKDDLPKFANEKPVGTGPFTYVSWNKGSVATVARNDAWWGPKPAAEKVTWTKYGSDDIVTQALRTGDVDIVAEVPPTIYTGLKDASNVKSTEMEAFSFHMIGFNCSAAPGSKGNPLLRDQTIRQALSCAVSRRQLVELALSGYGEPGTDLLPPAFGDFHYSPGAEAVLDNNPDKARKLLDEAGYTDRNGDGIRESKDGAPLEFRILSIADTAVDVKAAELFTTAAKAIGVRLKPSTTDADSMGATVYNTDAPDWDIMVWGWDSGLYDPSYLLGLATTDQIGGNNDTFWTDPRYDDLYARQNTTTDRPARVKLVQEMQAIHYAACPYIVMWYQKKLTGTRTDTWTGWEPMKGGMVLNFSRANYLDVKPA; via the coding sequence ATGGATCGACGCAAGTTCCTGCGGACCTCGGCGGTGGTGGCAGCCGCGCTGGGAGGCGCCGCCGCATTGGCTGGTTGCGCCCCGCAAACCGCCACCCGCACGGTGCTCCGGGTCGGGTCCACCACCGACATCGATTCGCTCAACCCGTTCACTGCCGACTCGACCCAATCCGATGACGTCCTGCAGCTGGTCTACGACAAGCTGATGACCTACGACGCGCAGCTGAATATCGTCCCGTCGCTGGCCACCAATGTGCAGAAGACCGACGGTGACCGCACCTTCACCTACACGCTGCGCTCGGGCGTCACCTGGCACGACGGCAAGGATTTCACCGCCGACGACGTCGTGTTCACCTTCCTGATGGTGCGCGACAACGACTACGGGACCTACGGCGCCTACCTCAAGAACCTCGTCGACGTGACCAAGGTGAGCGGCACCCAGGTGCGGCTCACCTACTCCGAGCCACAAGTCCTGGAGCCAGGCATCATCATCCCGATCGCCCCCAAACATGTGTGGGAGGGCGTTTCCAAAGACGACCTGCCGAAGTTCGCCAACGAAAAGCCGGTCGGTACCGGACCGTTCACCTACGTGTCATGGAACAAGGGCAGCGTGGCCACGGTTGCCCGCAACGACGCCTGGTGGGGTCCCAAACCCGCGGCTGAAAAGGTGACCTGGACCAAGTACGGCAGCGACGATATCGTCACACAAGCGCTGCGCACCGGCGATGTCGACATCGTCGCCGAGGTGCCCCCGACCATCTACACCGGCTTGAAAGACGCCTCGAACGTCAAAAGCACTGAGATGGAGGCATTCTCATTCCACATGATCGGGTTCAACTGCTCGGCTGCGCCGGGATCGAAAGGCAACCCGTTGCTGCGCGACCAGACCATCCGGCAAGCACTGTCGTGTGCGGTCAGTCGTCGACAACTCGTTGAACTCGCCCTGTCGGGGTACGGCGAGCCGGGCACCGACCTGTTACCGCCCGCATTCGGCGATTTCCACTACAGCCCAGGCGCCGAGGCCGTACTGGACAACAACCCGGACAAGGCACGCAAGCTGCTGGATGAGGCCGGATACACCGATCGCAACGGCGACGGTATCCGGGAATCCAAAGATGGTGCGCCCCTGGAGTTTCGCATCCTGTCGATAGCCGATACGGCCGTGGACGTCAAAGCGGCCGAACTGTTCACCACCGCCGCCAAGGCGATCGGAGTCCGGCTCAAGCCGTCGACCACCGATGCCGACAGCATGGGGGCCACGGTGTACAACACCGACGCCCCGGACTGGGACATCATGGTGTGGGGCTGGGACTCCGGACTGTACGACCCCTCGTATCTACTCGGCCTTGCCACCACCGATCAGATCGGCGGTAACAACGACACGTTCTGGACCGACCCGCGCTACGACGATCTCTATGCCCGGCAGAACACCACGACGGACCGACCGGCCCGGGTCAAGCTCGTCCAGGAGATGCAGGCCATCCACTACGCGGCGTGTCCGTACATCGTGATGTGGTACCAGAAGAAGCTCACCGGGACCCGGACCGACACCTGGACCGGATGGGAACCGATGAAGGGCGGCATGGTGTTGAACTTCTCCAGGGCCAATTACCTCGACGTGAAACCCGCCTGA
- a CDS encoding GntR family transcriptional regulator, which produces MATPRRAGPAGGDRKLRYQQVQELVLTIMAERDLRPGDRLPSTTELADIADVSTISVRRALDELERAGRIKRHQGLGTFVAEPRIAADPTRPGELLQTLTDNQGRAPSMSTSLIAISVGLPSATIAAALGVDAGQPVWEIWRRRDIGVGTIADRILERAVLPLSRVPAIDREWLAGGQSLYRFLQERYGFTDEYTEQAFEVDSPSGWEAEQLELEPGEPMVRIRGVSFDASGQAFDCFEQCYRATKFTFYTAGQTRRRILGPSELCNWSVAPLGAP; this is translated from the coding sequence ATGGCGACACCGCGAAGGGCCGGCCCGGCTGGAGGTGACCGGAAGCTGCGATACCAGCAGGTTCAGGAGTTGGTGCTGACCATCATGGCGGAGCGGGATCTCCGTCCCGGCGATCGTCTGCCGTCCACCACAGAACTCGCCGATATCGCCGACGTCAGCACCATCTCGGTGCGCCGGGCCCTTGATGAGCTGGAGCGGGCCGGCCGGATCAAACGGCACCAGGGGCTGGGGACCTTCGTCGCCGAGCCCCGTATTGCCGCCGACCCGACCCGGCCGGGGGAGTTGTTACAGACCCTGACCGACAATCAGGGGCGAGCGCCGTCGATGTCCACTTCCCTGATCGCCATATCGGTCGGGCTTCCCAGTGCGACGATCGCCGCCGCGCTGGGCGTGGATGCCGGTCAGCCGGTATGGGAGATCTGGCGCCGGCGCGACATCGGCGTCGGGACGATCGCCGACCGGATCCTCGAACGGGCCGTGCTGCCGTTGAGCAGGGTGCCCGCGATCGACCGGGAATGGTTGGCCGGCGGCCAGTCGCTGTACCGCTTTCTGCAGGAACGGTATGGGTTCACAGATGAGTACACCGAGCAGGCGTTCGAGGTCGACAGTCCCAGTGGCTGGGAGGCCGAACAGTTGGAGCTAGAGCCTGGTGAGCCGATGGTGCGCATTCGCGGTGTCAGCTTCGATGCGTCCGGACAGGCCTTCGACTGTTTCGAACAGTGTTATCGCGCAACGAAGTTCACCTTCTACACGGCCGGCCAGACCCGGCGCCGAATACTCGGTCCGTCAGAACTGTGCAACTGGTCGGTCGCGCCCCTGGGTGCTCCCTAG
- a CDS encoding glycosyltransferase family 4 protein — protein MKILMVSWEYPPVVVGGLGRHVHHLATALAEAGHEVVVLCRRPTGTDPSTHPSTDEMCEGVRVVAAAEDPHEFDFGTDMMAWVLAMGHSMTRAGLAFGARGERAWYPDVVHAHDWLVAHPAIALAEFFDVPLVSTIHATEAGRHSGWVSGAISRQVHAAESWLVRESDSLITCSASMGDEIVELFGPGLAETHVIRNGIDSAAWPFARRTVHDGPARLLFLGRLEYEKGVQDAIAALPRIRRTHPGTRLIVAGDGTQRDWLGEQARKHKVLKAVDFVGRLDHAELVQLLHTVDAAVLPSHYEPFGIVALEAAATGTPLVTSNVGGLGEAVIDGETGVSFPPHDVAALATAVRTVLDDPAAAQRRAVAARERLNHDFDWHTVAAETAQVYLAAKRGEREPLPRRPIVEHALPDR, from the coding sequence ATGAAGATCCTGATGGTGTCCTGGGAGTACCCGCCGGTGGTGGTCGGCGGACTCGGCCGGCACGTACACCACCTCGCCACCGCCCTGGCCGAAGCCGGCCATGAGGTCGTCGTGCTGTGCCGACGGCCCACCGGTACCGATCCGAGTACCCATCCGTCCACCGACGAGATGTGCGAGGGCGTGCGCGTGGTCGCCGCCGCGGAGGACCCGCACGAATTCGATTTCGGTACGGACATGATGGCCTGGGTACTGGCCATGGGCCACTCCATGACCCGCGCCGGGCTGGCCTTCGGCGCTCGGGGTGAACGCGCCTGGTACCCCGACGTCGTGCACGCCCATGATTGGCTGGTCGCTCACCCCGCCATCGCCTTAGCCGAATTCTTCGATGTGCCTTTGGTTTCCACCATCCATGCGACCGAAGCCGGCCGCCACTCCGGCTGGGTGTCGGGCGCGATCAGCCGGCAGGTGCACGCGGCCGAGTCCTGGCTGGTGCGCGAATCCGATTCGCTGATCACCTGTTCGGCGTCCATGGGCGACGAGATCGTCGAACTGTTCGGTCCCGGCCTCGCCGAAACGCATGTCATCCGCAACGGGATCGATTCGGCCGCATGGCCGTTCGCGCGACGCACCGTTCACGACGGGCCGGCCCGGCTGCTGTTCCTGGGACGGCTGGAGTACGAGAAGGGGGTGCAGGACGCGATCGCCGCACTCCCCCGGATCCGGCGCACGCACCCGGGCACCAGGCTGATCGTCGCCGGCGACGGCACCCAGCGGGACTGGCTCGGCGAGCAGGCGCGTAAGCACAAGGTGCTCAAAGCGGTCGACTTCGTCGGACGCCTGGACCACGCCGAGCTGGTGCAGCTGCTGCACACCGTCGACGCGGCCGTATTGCCCAGTCACTACGAGCCGTTCGGCATCGTGGCGCTGGAAGCCGCCGCCACCGGGACGCCGTTGGTCACCTCCAACGTGGGTGGCCTCGGCGAGGCCGTCATCGACGGCGAGACCGGGGTGTCCTTCCCGCCGCACGATGTCGCCGCCCTGGCGACAGCGGTGCGCACCGTGCTCGACGATCCCGCCGCCGCGCAGCGGCGTGCCGTCGCCGCGCGGGAGCGGCTCAACCACGACTTCGACTGGCACACCGTCGCGGCCGAGACCGCCCAGGTCTACCTCGCCGCCAAACGCGGTGAACGCGAACCACTTCCGCGCCGGCCGATCGTCGAGCACGCGCTGCCGGATCGCTAG
- a CDS encoding glycoside hydrolase family 57 protein encodes MSGEQTPGLFTLVLHTHLPWLAHHGRWPVGEEWLYQSWAAAYLPLMRVLRTLAAEGRGHLVSLGMTPVVTAQLDDPYCLTGMHHWLANWQLRALEATTVASGTAFAAPEAMRQFGIHEFEAAERALDEFTSLWAHGASPLLRQLIDAGTIELLGGPLAHPFQPLLNPRLREFALREGLADAQYRFAHTPTGIWAPECAYAPGMETGYAAAGVSHFMVDGPSLHGDTAVGRPVGTSNVVAFGRDLQVSYRVWSPKSGYPGHAAYRDFHTYDHLTGLKPARVTGRNVPSAEKAPYDPQRADRAVDTHVADFVEVVRRRLIDEADRTGRPAHVVAAFDTELFGHWWHEGPLWLERLLRALPEAGVRVGTLSDAITDGFVGAPVELPPSSWGSGKNWQVWNGEKVADLVRLNAEVVDTALAAVDKALDQTDAPHTRDRVADQILRETLLTVSSDWPFMVSKDSAAEYARYRAHLHAHATREIAGALASGRRDHAQRLADDWNRADGLFGALDARRLPR; translated from the coding sequence ATGAGTGGGGAGCAGACCCCGGGCCTGTTCACCCTGGTCCTGCACACCCACCTGCCGTGGCTGGCCCACCACGGCCGCTGGCCGGTCGGTGAGGAGTGGCTCTACCAGTCGTGGGCGGCGGCGTACCTGCCGCTGATGCGGGTGCTGCGCACGCTGGCCGCCGAAGGGCGCGGACATCTGGTCAGCCTCGGCATGACCCCGGTGGTCACCGCCCAGCTGGACGACCCGTACTGCCTGACCGGGATGCACCACTGGCTGGCCAACTGGCAGCTGCGCGCCCTGGAGGCCACCACCGTCGCCTCGGGCACCGCGTTCGCCGCCCCAGAAGCCATGCGCCAGTTCGGCATTCATGAGTTCGAAGCGGCCGAGCGCGCCCTCGACGAATTCACCTCGCTGTGGGCCCACGGTGCCAGCCCACTGCTGCGTCAGCTCATCGACGCCGGCACCATCGAACTGCTCGGTGGCCCGCTGGCCCACCCGTTCCAGCCCCTGTTGAACCCGCGGCTGCGCGAGTTCGCGCTGCGCGAGGGCCTGGCCGACGCCCAGTACCGGTTCGCTCACACCCCCACCGGCATCTGGGCCCCCGAGTGCGCCTATGCGCCGGGGATGGAAACCGGTTATGCCGCAGCCGGTGTCAGTCATTTCATGGTCGACGGCCCGTCCCTGCACGGTGACACGGCGGTGGGCCGTCCGGTCGGCACGTCGAATGTCGTCGCCTTCGGCCGCGATCTGCAGGTCAGTTACCGGGTGTGGTCACCGAAATCCGGCTACCCGGGGCACGCCGCCTACCGCGACTTCCACACGTACGACCACCTGACCGGCCTCAAGCCGGCACGGGTCACCGGCCGCAACGTGCCCTCCGCCGAGAAAGCCCCCTACGACCCGCAGCGCGCCGATCGTGCGGTGGACACTCATGTGGCCGATTTCGTGGAGGTGGTGCGGCGCAGGCTGATCGACGAGGCCGACCGCACCGGGCGCCCGGCGCATGTGGTGGCCGCCTTCGACACCGAACTGTTCGGTCACTGGTGGCATGAGGGCCCGCTGTGGCTGGAGCGACTGCTGCGGGCACTGCCCGAGGCCGGCGTCCGGGTCGGCACGCTGTCCGACGCCATCACGGACGGGTTCGTCGGCGCGCCGGTCGAATTGCCGCCCAGCTCTTGGGGTTCCGGCAAGAACTGGCAAGTCTGGAACGGCGAGAAGGTGGCCGACCTGGTGCGCCTCAACGCCGAGGTGGTCGACACCGCACTGGCCGCGGTGGACAAGGCGCTGGACCAGACCGACGCGCCACACACCCGCGACCGGGTGGCCGACCAGATCCTGCGCGAAACCCTGCTCACGGTGTCCAGCGACTGGCCGTTCATGGTCAGCAAGGACTCGGCGGCCGAATACGCCCGCTACCGGGCCCATCTGCATGCGCACGCCACCCGCGAGATCGCCGGGGCGCTGGCGTCGGGCCGTCGTGATCACGCCCAGCGCCTAGCCGATGACTGGAACCGCGCCGACGGACTCTTCGGCGCACTCGACGCCAGGAGGTTGCCGCGATGA
- a CDS encoding class I SAM-dependent methyltransferase, with protein MSTFGSVDNPGAQPSLPLTGERTIPGLAEENYWFRRHEVVYQRLAERCAGLDVLEAGPGEGYGADLIAGVARQVIGVDYDESAVAHIRARYPRVQMHLGNLANLPLADASVDVVVNFQVIEHLWDQGQFVAECFRVLRPGGVLLMSTPNRITFSPGRDTPLNPFHTRELNADELTELLTEGGFAMEAMLGVFHGAGLSAIDARHGGSIIDAQIARAVADAPWSAELLADVAAVCSDDFDLTDARPIDDSLDLVAIAIRP; from the coding sequence ATGAGCACATTCGGTTCGGTCGACAACCCGGGCGCGCAGCCGTCACTGCCGCTGACCGGTGAACGCACCATCCCCGGCCTCGCCGAGGAGAATTACTGGTTTCGCCGGCACGAGGTCGTCTACCAGCGCCTCGCCGAGCGCTGCGCCGGTCTCGACGTTCTGGAGGCCGGCCCCGGGGAGGGATACGGCGCCGACCTCATCGCCGGTGTCGCCCGCCAGGTCATCGGGGTGGACTACGACGAATCCGCGGTGGCGCACATCCGCGCCCGCTACCCGCGGGTGCAGATGCACCTGGGGAATCTCGCCAACCTGCCCCTGGCCGACGCCTCCGTGGACGTGGTGGTGAACTTCCAGGTCATCGAGCATCTCTGGGATCAGGGCCAGTTCGTGGCCGAGTGTTTCCGGGTCCTCCGGCCCGGCGGTGTGCTGCTGATGTCCACCCCGAACCGGATCACCTTCTCCCCCGGTCGCGATACGCCGCTCAACCCGTTCCACACCCGCGAGCTCAATGCCGACGAGCTGACCGAACTGCTCACCGAGGGCGGCTTCGCGATGGAGGCGATGCTCGGGGTTTTTCACGGTGCGGGCCTGTCGGCCATCGACGCCCGGCACGGCGGATCGATCATCGACGCGCAGATCGCCCGCGCGGTCGCCGACGCGCCGTGGTCTGCCGAGCTGCTGGCCGATGTCGCCGCGGTGTGCAGCGACGATTTCGATCTGACCGACGCGCGCCCCATCGATGACAGCCTGGACCTGGTGGCGATCGCGATCAGACCATGA